ATGAAAACAAAAACGTTGTATGTTTGTCAAGAGTGCGGCGCGCAATCATCGGGATGGCTTGGGAAATGCTCGAGCTGTCAGAGTTGGAATTCGTTTGTTGAAGAGCGTATAAATCCCGTTGAAACGCCTAGGGATGAAATGTTTTTTAAGCAAACTCCTGTTTTGTTAAGCGAGGTGCCGACTCAAGATGAAAATCGGTTTAAAACAGACAATGAAGAATTTGATCGTGTTTTAGGTGGGGGCTTTGTTCCTGGATCGGTGACTCTTTTAGGGGGAGATCCTGGCATCGGCAAATCAACATTGTCGCTTCAGGTTGGTTGTCTCTTGAGTGCAAAAGGACAAAAGATCCTTTATGTCAGTGGTGAAGAATCTGTGAAGCAGGCAAAAATGCGTGCTGATCGTCTTGTAGAGCAAGGCAGATCAAATCTTTATATGGTAAATCAAATTGATTTAGATTTGATTATTGATCAGATTAAAGAATTAAAACCTGACGTGGTTATTGTTGATTCAATTCAGGTTGTATATAAAAAAGACTTTTCGTCGAGCCCCGGGAGCGTTAGTCAAGTTCGTGAATGCGCATCGCTTTTAACGCAGCTGGCAAAAACAAAATCTATTGCTATTATTTTAATAGGGCACGTAACGAAAGAAGGCGCTTTGGCTGGGCCGCGCGTACTAGAACATTTAGTTGATACGGTGCTTTATTTTGAGGGAGAGCGGTATTCGAGTTATCGCATCTTGCGGACAACGAAGAATCGATTTGGTTCAACTAACGAGCTTGGTGTTTTTGAAATGACATCTAACGGATTGCAAGAAGTGAGAAATCCGTCTGAAATTTTTTTGGCTGAGAGAGCGGTTGGATCTTCAGGGTCAGTGGTTGTTCCGATTTTAGAGGGGACGCGACCATTTTTAGTTGAGATTCAGGGATTGGTTAGTCGTGCAAACTTCGGTGGGGTACGGCAAAAGACACAAGGGTTTGATGCTAACCGTTTAGCATTATTAGCTGCGGTATTAGAAAAGAAGAATGGGCTTTCGCTTCAGGATAAAGATATATTCTTAAACGTTGTTGGTGGCGTCAAGGTCATGGATCCAGCAGCAGATCTAGGGGCTGCCTTAGCGGTTGCTTCAGCGCTATTGGATAAGAAAATTCCTTCCGATTTAGTGGTTTTAGGCGAGGTTGGCTTGTCGTCTGAAGTACGCAGCGTTAGTCAGGTTGCCTTAAGAGTTAATGAAGCGCACAAGCTGGGATTTAAGAAATGTATTTTGCCAAAGAATAATTTGAAGAATCAAAAGCAGTTGAAATCTTATGGCCTTGAATTTATTGCTGTTGAGACAGTAAAAGAAGCTTTGAGTTGTTTATAAAATAAATTTATTTATTCATATTCATTATAAAAAGGAGCTGTTATGACATTGACGATCGTGAGGATATTCTTTTTTATTCTAAGCGTTATTGTTGGCCAACAAATTGGTGAAATTAATGGCAATGTTTTATTTGGTTTGATTGGTGGTGCGAGCTTTGGTCTTTTGCTTATTGTTTTAGAGGGGAGTATGTATCGTGTTTCTCTTCGAGGTTTGTCGAGCATGGTTTTTGGCCTTGCCTTAGGGATGGTTATCGCGAAGCTGATTACAGATATTTTAGCTTTGCTTCCTTTAGATGTTTATTCAATTTCAATTTTTCGTGTTGTCCTAACTCTTGTGTTTTGTTATTTGGGCGTCACCATGGCGCTTAGAGGAAAAGATGATTTTAACCTTATTATTCCTTATGTTAGATTCAAAAAAGAAAATTTCTATGAAAATGTCGTTATTTTAGATACGAGTGCGATTATCGATGGGCGGATTGTTGACATTTGTAAAACAGATTTCTTCCAAGCGCGATTAGTTGTACCGCGATTTATTTTAAAAGAATTGCAGCATTTAGCAGATTCTAAGGATGGCCTAAAGCGCGAGAAAGGCCGACGCGGCATGGAGATTTTAAGCTCTATGCAAAAAGATCCAGCCATTGATATTAAAGTTCATGAAGATGACATTCCTGATGTTTTTGAAGTTGATGATAAGCTTTTGCATTTGGCAAAGCGTATTGAAGCAAAGATTTGTACGACTGATTTTAATTTGAATCGTAATGCAGGTATTCAAGGTATCAGAATTTTAAATGTCAATGAGCTTGTCAACGCTGTTAAACCTGTTGTGTTTCCAGGAGATCAATTAATTGTAAAATTAGTCAAGGAAGGCACAGAGGCTAATCAGGCGGTAGGATATATGGATGATGGAACTATGATTGTTGTTGCGGATGCACGTTCGAAAGTAGGGGCAGAGGTTAAGGCTGAGGTTACATCAGCATTGCAGACACAAGCAGGGCGTATGATTTTTGCAAAGCTTGCTTAATAAATATGAAAACACAAGTAATCATTCCATCGGCAGGCATTGGTTCACGGCTCAAAACAGCTACTTTAAAGCCATTGATTGTGTTAGACGGAAAACCAATCTTTATTCATTGCTTAGAAGCGTTTGAAGCATGTTCTTTGATTCACAGTATTATTGTTGTTGTTAGCTCGGAAAGCATTGAAGATTTTAAGGTTGCTATAAAAGAAAATGGATTGAAAAAAGTAAAAGCAATTGTTCCGGGGGGAAGCGAACGATGTGATTCTGTCCAGAACGGTCTTAAGCAAGTAGATGATGATGCGGACGTTGTTCTTGTTCATGATGGCGCAAGGCCTTTTGTATCGGTTGACCTTATTGAGCGATGCATTAAAGCGCTTAAAGAAAATGAAGCTGCGATTGCTGCGGTGGCTGTTAAGCCAACAATTAAATTAGTGGACGCAGAAAGGATGATTATTGAGAAAACACTTGATCGTACAAAACTTTGGGATGCTCAAACACCACAAGCGTTTAAGAAAGATATTATTGTAAAGGCGTATAGTCATATGTTGCAAGAGAATCCAACAGATGATTCTAGCCTTGTTGAGCGGATGGGCGTGAAGGTTAAAATTGTTGAAGGCAGTTATGATAATATTAAAATTACAACACCGGAAGATTTGAAATTAGCGGAAATTTTAGTTAAGACAAGAGGAAAAGAATAATGGAAAGAATTGGTATAGGATATGACCTTCATCGCTTGGTTGAGGGAAGAAAATTAATTCTAGGGGGACTGGAGATTCCTTTTAAAAAAGGATTGATGGGCCATTCTGATGCTGATGTCTTAACACATGCGATTTGTGATGCCTTTTTAGGTGCGATTGGTAAAGGCGACATTGGAGAACATTTTCCTGATACAGATGAGCAATACAAAGGAATTTCTAGCATGGTTTTGCTGGATAGGGTTAAGAATTTAGTTTCTGAGCAAGGGTTTAAGATAGCCAACGTAGACACAATTATTATTGCAGACGAACCAAATTTAAAACCTTTTAAGTCAAAAATAAAATTAAGTCTTGCGCAGGCTTTAGGTCTTTCGGAGGATAAAATAAATGTTAAGGCAAAAACAACAGAAGGCTTAGGGTTTGGATCTGGCAATCAAGAGGCCATCGTTGTGCATGCGGTTGTGTTGTTAAAGAAATAATCGGGGGACATTGTCATGATATCTTTTTTTATTAATTTAAGCATTATTTTAGTGCTTTGGTATTTTTTAGTGATTATTAAATTTTCTGATGAAATTAAATCTGCTCAAGAAAGAGATCCTGCTGCAGGAGGAAGTTTTCAGATTGTATTTTTATATTCTGGGTTACACGCGATTGTCTTTTATCGTATCGCCCATATGTTTTTAAGGCAAAATATTCCGTTTTTGCCCCGATTTATTTCACAAATGGCAAAGTTTTTAACTGGTATTGAAATTCATCCTGGTGCAAAAATTGGCAAAGGACTTTTTATTGATCATGGCACGGGTGTTGTTGTTGGAGAGACAACTATTATTGGAAGAAATGTTACATTGTTTCAAGGTGTCACCCTTGGTGGAACTGGAAAAGAAATCGGTAAGCGTCATCCGACGCTTGGTGACAATATTGTCGTTGGGGCTGGAGCAAAAATATTGGGGAACATCAAGATTGGAAGCAATTCATATATTGGCGCTAATGCGGTTGTTCTTAAAGAGGTGCCACCGAACACTACTGTGGTTGGTGTCCCTGGGCGCGTGACAAAACAGGATGGAAAAAAAATAGATAAAATGATGGATCACATTCACGTGCTGGATCCTGTTATGGAACAAATGGAAGAGCTCAAACAAAGAATTCAAGAACTTGAAGAGAAAGTTAAATAGTCTATTCTATGGCTGTTGAAATTTATAATTCTTTAACAAAGAAAAAAGAACTTTTGGAGCCTATTCAAAATAAGGCCATCAATATGTATTCTTGCGGGGTGACAGTTTATGACAAATGTCATATTGGTCATGCACGTAGTCTTTATATTTTTGATGTGATTAAACGTTACTTAAAATTCAGAGGCTATTCGGTTAAGCTGGTTCGAAATATTACAGATATTGATGATAAAATCATTCAAAAAGCTAACGACTTGAAGAAGGATTGGTCTGTTGTTGTTAAAGAAAATATTGATAGGTATTATCAGGACCTAAAAGGACTAAATGTTTCTGTCGCAGATATTGAGCCTCGCGCAACGGAAAATATTCCGGAGATGATTCAGCATATCGAGAAGCTTATTAAAAAAGATTTTGCATATGAATCTGATGGTGATGTGTATTTTAATGTAAGAAAGTTTAAAGATTATGGAAAGCTTTCTGGTCAAAGTATTGAGAAAATGAAAGAGGCAGTTCGTATTGAGAAAACAAGTGTAAAAAGCGATCCTTTGGATTTTGCGCTTTGGAAAAAATCAAAAGAAGGAGAGCCTTATTGGGATAGCCCTTGGGGCAAAGGGCGGCCTGGTTGGCATATTGAATGCTCTGTTATGAGCATGAAATATTTAGGTTGCGAAACACTTGATATTCATGCTGGTGGCCGAGATCTTGTTTTTCCTCACCATGAAAATGAAGTTGCCCAAAGTGAAGCCCTGACAGGAAAGCCTTTTGCCAAATATTGGATTCATCACGGACTTCTAACGATTAACGCACAAAAGATGAGCAAGTCTTTAGGTAACTTTATTACTATTGAAGATGCTTTGGAAAAATATACTTCAGATGAGCTTAAGTTGTTTTTTTTGACATCTCATTATGCGAGTTCGATTGATTTTAATGAAGAGAAGATGTTGGATATGCATAAAAATATCGAACGCTTTAAAATTTTTGATGCAGAGGCAAATAAAGTAAATTTGGACAAAGAGGACAAACAGCAGAGGCTCCCAGAAGAAATACAAAAACAGTATGATGAATTCTTGTCGGCTATGGACGATGATTTTAATACACCTCGAGCGCTAGCCGCGCTTTTTGAAATGGTTACAGAAGCATATAAAGCAAAAGATAAAAATGTCATTTATCAGACAAATCAACTTGTTTGTCGGTTGGGACGTGATGTTCTTGGACTTTCTATGGATTTTGTAGATAAAGACTTGTCTGAGGAAGAAACGATTTTTTTAAAAGAGCGTAAGCAGGCGCGCTTGAATAAAGATTTTAAACGCTCTGATGAGCTTCGAGATCTTTTAAAAGCAAAAGGCATTATTGTTGAAGATGGAAAAGAAGGACAGTCATGGCGAAGAGCGTAAAAGGAAAATTTATTACATTTGAAGGGTCTGAGGGGTGTGGAAAAAGTACTCAAGCAAAATTGTTATGTGATTACTTGCAAGATAAGAATAGAAAAGTTTTACATATTCGCGAACCTGGTGGTATTAAAATTAGTGAAAAAATTCGAAGTATCTTGCTTGATGTTCAAAATGAAGAAATGACTAAAGAATGCGAAGTGCTTTTGTATATGGCTGCACGCGCACAGCTTGTTGAAGAAATTATTGCTCCTGCGTTAAAGAAGGGAATTATTGTGGTTTGTGATAGGTTTTTGGATTCGACGTTAGCTTATCAGGGGTATGGATGCGGCATTGATGTGAATCTTATTGAACAAGTAGGTTTTTTTGCGACAAAAGGCATTGTGCCGGATATTACATTTTTGTTAGACATGGAAACGTCCAAGGGCTTGTCTCGTATTCGACAAAGCAAAGACAGGATTGAGCAAAGACCTTTGGAGTATCATGATTGTGTGCGAAAAGGATATTTGGCTTTGGCCAAAAAAGAACCAAAGCGAATTAAAGTCATAGAAGCTAATGACAGCAAAGATAGCATTCAGCAGCAGATTCAGGAAGTTATTTCAAGGATGTTGAATATATGACAACTAGTCTAGATATCGTAAATTCTTTAATTGTTGAACGTTTTGCTTCATTTGTAAAATCTGAGCGTTTAGCGCATGCATATTTTTTTTCGGGTTCAAAAGGCATTGGAAAGTTTGAAACAGCACTAGCAGTGGCAAAGCTTGTGAATTGCGAGGATTTAAAAGATGGAATGTTTTGTGATGCATGTTCAGCGTGTCTGAAAATTAATAATAGTAATCATCCTGATATTCATGTTTTAGAAGATAACGGAGAAAGCATAAAAATAGATGACATTCGTTTGCTTATAAGATCGCTTCAGTTTCGATCATTTGAGGCGAGAATAAAAGTCTTTTTGATTCAAAATGCGCAACGCTTAACTATTGAAGCTAGCAATGCTCTTTTGAAAACTTTAGAAGAACCAAGTCGAGATAGCTTGATTATTTTGACGACTTCAATGCCGGAGCGTTTGCTAGAAACAATTCGTTCGCGCTGCCAAGCGGTGCATTTCTTTTCTTTAGCGAATGCAGCGGCAAAAAAAGAATTGATAGAAAATCAAGAATGCGAAGAAGGGATGTCGCACTTTTTAGCTTATTTTTCTGATGGATGCTTAGTCAGCCTTGACAAGGACTATCAAGATATTTTTGATCGTAAAAATAAAGCGATTAATGAATTTGTGTTCGAAGAAGATAGCGAGCCATATTTTAAAGTTATTTTATCGGATAAAAACATGATGCGAGAGACTTTAAGGTTTTTATTCTTATGGTTTAAAGATTTAATGATGATTAAAAGTGGAGTCCCTCAACAATATTTGGCAAATATTGATCGCGTGAGTGATTTAAAGTATTTTGAAAAACGATATTGTTTTGAAGAGATTGAAGAAGTCTTAAATGATATTGTTGTGACCCAAAAGGCTATTGATGAGAATTTTAATATCAAAGTGCCCTTAGCTATTATAAAGGAGAAGATATGGAAAAAGTAGTTCAGGTTGGGCTAGGAGAGTTTCGAGGCATTGGCCTATACAACCTTAAAGATATTGTATGCAAACGCGGGGACATTGTTATCTTGAGTATTGATCGTGCGACAGAATATGGAAAAATTATTTCTGACACTGATGCGTCTCCCGAGGGACGCGTTGAGAACCTTCCTGGCAAGGTGTTACGTGTTTCAACTGAGGAAGATTTAAAGCGTATTGAAAGAAACAAAGAAAAGGCCAAGGAAACTGGTTTGACATGCGAGAAAAAAATTGCTGAGCAAAATCTTAGCATGAAAATTATTCATTGCGAATTTAGTTTTGATAACAGTAAGATTGTATTTTTCTTTATTTCTGATGAACGTGTTGATTTTAGAAATCTTGTCAAAGAGCTTGCTGGTATTTTTAGAGCACGTATTGAGCTTAAGCAAATTGGTGTGCGTGATCAAGCTAAGACTGTCGGAGGTATTGGGTGTTGTGGTCGTGCACTTTGTTGTTGCTCGTATATGAGAGATTTTCACCCATTGACCATTAAGATGGCAAAGGAGCAAGATTTGCCTATTAATCCGTCGAGAATTTCTGGTGTTTGTGGGAGGATTAAATGTTGCATGGCGTATGAATTTCCACTTTATAAGCAATATGCCAAAGGCATGCCAAAGCGCGGCGCGAAAATTAACACTCCGCTAGGAAAGGGCAAAGTTTTTGATGTTAATATTTTGCAGCGATGTGTCAAAGTGGATTTAGGGGAAGGTAAAACGACAAAAGTATCTTTTGGTAAAGGTGATGAAGAATAAATTTTATATTACAACTCCTATTTATTATGTAAATGATAAACCCCACATTGGTCATGCTTACACAACTATTTTAGCAGATGTGCTTGCACGTTATCATCGGGTTGAGGGCGATGATGTCTTTTTTTTGACAGGGTTGGATGAACATGGTCAAAAAGTTCAGCAGGCAGCACAAAAAAGGAATTTAAGCGAACAGGCTCATTGCGATGATCTTGCGCCTCGATTTATTCAGCTTTGGGAAAAACTTGAGATCCAAAATACTGATTTTATTCGTACAACGGAAAGCCGCCATATCAAAGTTGTTCAGGATGCCCTACAAAAAGTGTATGATGCAGGCGATATTTATGTTGATGAATACGAGGGATGGTATTCGGTTTCCGAAGAACGATTTATTACTGAGACTGAAAAAGAGTCTGGCACTTTTCGCGATATTAAAAAGCTTAAAGAGCGTAATTGGTTTTTTAGGATGAGTAAGTATCAAGAAAAGCTTATCGATCATATCAATAATAATTCTGATTTTATTGAACCAGAACATCGCAAGAATGAAGTTTTAGGATTTCTAAAACAACCTTTAGGGGACTTGTGCATTTCTCGGCCTAAAGAGCGCATGAGTTGGGGTATTGAAATTCCGTTCGACAAAGAGTATGTTACGTATGTTTGGTTTGATGCGCTTTTAAATTATATTACAGGTATTGGTTATGGCGTTGATGATGAGAAATTTAAAACTTGGTGGCCATATGCGATGCATTTAATGGCTAAAGATATTTTAACTACGCATTGTGTATATTGGCCAACAATGTTGCTTTCTCTTGGGATTAATTTGCCGAAGAAAATCTTTGCACACGGGTGGTGGCTTATTGGCAAAACGAAGATGAGCAAATCTCTTGGAAATATTGTTGATCCGCTTGATTTGGTTGATCAATATGGCGTGGATGCTGTGCGTTATTATTTGATGCGCGAAATGGTATTGGGCCAAGATGCTAATTTTACCGCTGATTCTTTTATCAAACGATACAATAGCGATTTGGCGAATGATTTCGGAAATCTCTTGAATCGCGTTGGAGGTCTGATTGGAAAATATTTTGAAAGCCATATCCCAGAGTCAGGAAAGCTTACCGAAGAAGATGAAGAGATCAAAGGAATTGCAAATGCCTTGGATGCAAAAATAAAGAATCAGATTGAAAATATGCGGATTCACGAGGCCATTGAAGAAGTCCTTATTTTAGTGCGCAGTGTAAATAGTTATTTAGAAAAACAAGCGCCATGGAAAGTTGCTAAAGAAGATTTGAATCGAGCAGCAACGATTCTTTATGTGGCAACTGAAGCGCTTAGAATTTCTGCAGTGCAACTTTTGCCTGTTATTCCAGGAAAAGCACTAGAAGTTTTAGATATTTTAGGTGCAAGAGATACGCGGTCAAAATGGGGAGAGCTTAAGAGTGGCTTGGCACTTAAAGAGCATCAAGCGTTGTTTCCTCGCATTGAAGTTGAGAAAGAATAATTATGGCTATTCCAACGATTAAGTGGGCCAATAATTGCGTTCGAATTATTGATCAGACTAAGCTTCCTGGCAAGCTTACATTTATTAATTGTAAAGATATTCAAACTCTTTGGAAAGCAATTAAAGTTTTAAGTGTTCGTGGTGCACCGGCGCTTGGAGCGGCTGCTGGTTTTGGCGTTTTGCTCGGGATTCAGAAAATAAAGACAAATAGTCGAAATATATTCGAAAAGAAATTCTTTAAGGTTTGTGATTATATTGCTACGTCACGTCCAACGGCAGTAAATTTATTCAATGAGCTTGAGCGTATGAAAAATGTTGTCATAGACAATCCTAAGGATACTGTTTTGCAGTTGCGTAAAAAATTAAAACATCAGGCTTTTGAAATTTTTGAGAGGGACAAGCGTGTTTGCCGTAAGATCGGTGGCCATGGTTCAAAGCTCATCAGAAACGGGAGCAGGCTTTTGACAGTTTGCAATGCAGGGGCACTTGCGACGGTTGACTATGGAACAGCCCTAGGCGTCATGTATTCGGCCAAAGAAAAAAAGAAAAAGTTTAAAGTTTATGCTTGCGAAACACGTCCGCTTTTGCAAGGCGCAAGACTTACAGCTTGGGAGCTATTGCGCGAGAAAATTGATACAACGCTTATTTGTGACAACATGGCAGCAACGTTGATGTCTCAGGGAGAAATTGATATGATTTTCGTTGGGGCTGACCGAATTGCATTAAATGGGGATGTTGCTAATAAGATTGGAACATATAGTTTGGCGGTTTTAGCAAATTATCATAAAGTTCCATTTTATATTGTTGCGCCAAAATCAACTTTTGATACAAGTATTCAGACTGGCAAACAAATTCCAATTGAGCAAAGAGGATCAAAAGAAATTACACATATTGCCAAAAATCAAGTTGCACCTAAAGGTGTTAAGATATATAACCCTGCGTTTGATGTCACCCCTTATCAATTAATTTCAGGGATTGTGACAGAAGGTGGTATTTTGCGTGCGCCTTTTAAAGAAAATATTTCTAAATTATTTAAGAAATGAGATCTTTGAGAAAATTAGGTGAATTTGGGCTTATTGATGCGATCAAGAAAAGTGTGCCTGTAAAAAAAGAAGTTGTTAAAGGTATCGGTGATGATGCCGCTATTTTGCCGCTTGATAAAAAAAGAAATTTTCTTTTAACGACGGACATGCTTGTTGAAGGTGTACATTTTGGCCTAAAAGATAGTCGAAACCTTGTTGGAAGAAAAGCGTTGGCTGTCAGTATTAGTGACATTGCTGCTATGGGCGGCGTGCCAAAATTTGCTGTTGTGTCTTTAGGCGTTTCTAAAAAGATGCGTGCCCAAGAAGTTAAGGATATTTATAAAGGTCTTTCAGAAATTGCTAAAATATTTGATGTTAGTATTGTTGGAGGCGATACTGTTCAATCCGATAAATTGATTATTAATATTGCCTTGACTGGTGAAGCTAGAAAAAAAGATATTATTTTGCGATCGGGAGCAAAGCCAGGGGATGTGATTTTTGTCACAGGTGTTTTAGGACGATCGCTGAAGACAAAAAAGCATTTAAACTTTATACCGCGCTTTCAGTATTCACAGTATTTGGTTAAGAAATTTAAGCCAAGTGCAATGATTGATGTTTCTGATGGGCTTTCGTCGGATTTAAAGCATATTTTAAGCGAAAGTAATGTTGGTGCTGTGATTGACGAGGAAAGGATACCATGTGCTAAAGGAGCCACAAGTGCTCAGGCGTTATGTGATGGTGAAGATTTTGAGCTTGTTTTTACGTTGACAAAGAAAAAGGCAGAGGTCTTTAAACGACAAAAGAAAGTTACGTTTTATGAAATTGGCGTTATTGTGCACGAGAGAAACGGTTTTATGTTACGTTCTCGAGATGGAAAATTGTGCAGAATAGCCAAAGAAGGGTATAGGCACTTTTAATATGAGCTTTAAATATCTATCTGAATCTGTAAAGAAAACAGAACAATTGGGTAAGATTTTAGCAAAAAATTTAAAACCTGGGGACATTGTATGTCTTTTCGGTGAGCTTGGTTCAGGCAAAACCGTTTTGGCCAAAGGTATTGCTCAGGGGTTAAGAA
The sequence above is drawn from the Candidatus Omnitrophota bacterium genome and encodes:
- the radA gene encoding DNA repair protein RadA; this encodes MKTKTLYVCQECGAQSSGWLGKCSSCQSWNSFVEERINPVETPRDEMFFKQTPVLLSEVPTQDENRFKTDNEEFDRVLGGGFVPGSVTLLGGDPGIGKSTLSLQVGCLLSAKGQKILYVSGEESVKQAKMRADRLVEQGRSNLYMVNQIDLDLIIDQIKELKPDVVIVDSIQVVYKKDFSSSPGSVSQVRECASLLTQLAKTKSIAIILIGHVTKEGALAGPRVLEHLVDTVLYFEGERYSSYRILRTTKNRFGSTNELGVFEMTSNGLQEVRNPSEIFLAERAVGSSGSVVVPILEGTRPFLVEIQGLVSRANFGGVRQKTQGFDANRLALLAAVLEKKNGLSLQDKDIFLNVVGGVKVMDPAADLGAALAVASALLDKKIPSDLVVLGEVGLSSEVRSVSQVALRVNEAHKLGFKKCILPKNNLKNQKQLKSYGLEFIAVETVKEALSCL
- the ispD gene encoding 2-C-methyl-D-erythritol 4-phosphate cytidylyltransferase, translating into MKTQVIIPSAGIGSRLKTATLKPLIVLDGKPIFIHCLEAFEACSLIHSIIVVVSSESIEDFKVAIKENGLKKVKAIVPGGSERCDSVQNGLKQVDDDADVVLVHDGARPFVSVDLIERCIKALKENEAAIAAVAVKPTIKLVDAERMIIEKTLDRTKLWDAQTPQAFKKDIIVKAYSHMLQENPTDDSSLVERMGVKVKIVEGSYDNIKITTPEDLKLAEILVKTRGKE
- the ispF gene encoding 2-C-methyl-D-erythritol 2,4-cyclodiphosphate synthase, whose product is MERIGIGYDLHRLVEGRKLILGGLEIPFKKGLMGHSDADVLTHAICDAFLGAIGKGDIGEHFPDTDEQYKGISSMVLLDRVKNLVSEQGFKIANVDTIIIADEPNLKPFKSKIKLSLAQALGLSEDKINVKAKTTEGLGFGSGNQEAIVVHAVVLLKK
- the cysE gene encoding serine O-acetyltransferase; this translates as MISFFINLSIILVLWYFLVIIKFSDEIKSAQERDPAAGGSFQIVFLYSGLHAIVFYRIAHMFLRQNIPFLPRFISQMAKFLTGIEIHPGAKIGKGLFIDHGTGVVVGETTIIGRNVTLFQGVTLGGTGKEIGKRHPTLGDNIVVGAGAKILGNIKIGSNSYIGANAVVLKEVPPNTTVVGVPGRVTKQDGKKIDKMMDHIHVLDPVMEQMEELKQRIQELEEKVK
- the cysS gene encoding cysteine--tRNA ligase, producing the protein MAVEIYNSLTKKKELLEPIQNKAINMYSCGVTVYDKCHIGHARSLYIFDVIKRYLKFRGYSVKLVRNITDIDDKIIQKANDLKKDWSVVVKENIDRYYQDLKGLNVSVADIEPRATENIPEMIQHIEKLIKKDFAYESDGDVYFNVRKFKDYGKLSGQSIEKMKEAVRIEKTSVKSDPLDFALWKKSKEGEPYWDSPWGKGRPGWHIECSVMSMKYLGCETLDIHAGGRDLVFPHHENEVAQSEALTGKPFAKYWIHHGLLTINAQKMSKSLGNFITIEDALEKYTSDELKLFFLTSHYASSIDFNEEKMLDMHKNIERFKIFDAEANKVNLDKEDKQQRLPEEIQKQYDEFLSAMDDDFNTPRALAALFEMVTEAYKAKDKNVIYQTNQLVCRLGRDVLGLSMDFVDKDLSEEETIFLKERKQARLNKDFKRSDELRDLLKAKGIIVEDGKEGQSWRRA
- the tmk gene encoding dTMP kinase codes for the protein MAKSVKGKFITFEGSEGCGKSTQAKLLCDYLQDKNRKVLHIREPGGIKISEKIRSILLDVQNEEMTKECEVLLYMAARAQLVEEIIAPALKKGIIVVCDRFLDSTLAYQGYGCGIDVNLIEQVGFFATKGIVPDITFLLDMETSKGLSRIRQSKDRIEQRPLEYHDCVRKGYLALAKKEPKRIKVIEANDSKDSIQQQIQEVISRMLNI
- the holB gene encoding DNA polymerase III subunit delta', producing MTTSLDIVNSLIVERFASFVKSERLAHAYFFSGSKGIGKFETALAVAKLVNCEDLKDGMFCDACSACLKINNSNHPDIHVLEDNGESIKIDDIRLLIRSLQFRSFEARIKVFLIQNAQRLTIEASNALLKTLEEPSRDSLIILTTSMPERLLETIRSRCQAVHFFSLANAAAKKELIENQECEEGMSHFLAYFSDGCLVSLDKDYQDIFDRKNKAINEFVFEEDSEPYFKVILSDKNMMRETLRFLFLWFKDLMMIKSGVPQQYLANIDRVSDLKYFEKRYCFEEIEEVLNDIVVTQKAIDENFNIKVPLAIIKEKIWKK
- the ricT gene encoding regulatory iron-sulfur-containing complex subunit RicT, which encodes MEKVVQVGLGEFRGIGLYNLKDIVCKRGDIVILSIDRATEYGKIISDTDASPEGRVENLPGKVLRVSTEEDLKRIERNKEKAKETGLTCEKKIAEQNLSMKIIHCEFSFDNSKIVFFFISDERVDFRNLVKELAGIFRARIELKQIGVRDQAKTVGGIGCCGRALCCCSYMRDFHPLTIKMAKEQDLPINPSRISGVCGRIKCCMAYEFPLYKQYAKGMPKRGAKINTPLGKGKVFDVNILQRCVKVDLGEGKTTKVSFGKGDEE
- the metG gene encoding methionine--tRNA ligase; the protein is MKNKFYITTPIYYVNDKPHIGHAYTTILADVLARYHRVEGDDVFFLTGLDEHGQKVQQAAQKRNLSEQAHCDDLAPRFIQLWEKLEIQNTDFIRTTESRHIKVVQDALQKVYDAGDIYVDEYEGWYSVSEERFITETEKESGTFRDIKKLKERNWFFRMSKYQEKLIDHINNNSDFIEPEHRKNEVLGFLKQPLGDLCISRPKERMSWGIEIPFDKEYVTYVWFDALLNYITGIGYGVDDEKFKTWWPYAMHLMAKDILTTHCVYWPTMLLSLGINLPKKIFAHGWWLIGKTKMSKSLGNIVDPLDLVDQYGVDAVRYYLMREMVLGQDANFTADSFIKRYNSDLANDFGNLLNRVGGLIGKYFESHIPESGKLTEEDEEIKGIANALDAKIKNQIENMRIHEAIEEVLILVRSVNSYLEKQAPWKVAKEDLNRAATILYVATEALRISAVQLLPVIPGKALEVLDILGARDTRSKWGELKSGLALKEHQALFPRIEVEKE
- the mtnA gene encoding S-methyl-5-thioribose-1-phosphate isomerase, with amino-acid sequence MAIPTIKWANNCVRIIDQTKLPGKLTFINCKDIQTLWKAIKVLSVRGAPALGAAAGFGVLLGIQKIKTNSRNIFEKKFFKVCDYIATSRPTAVNLFNELERMKNVVIDNPKDTVLQLRKKLKHQAFEIFERDKRVCRKIGGHGSKLIRNGSRLLTVCNAGALATVDYGTALGVMYSAKEKKKKFKVYACETRPLLQGARLTAWELLREKIDTTLICDNMAATLMSQGEIDMIFVGADRIALNGDVANKIGTYSLAVLANYHKVPFYIVAPKSTFDTSIQTGKQIPIEQRGSKEITHIAKNQVAPKGVKIYNPAFDVTPYQLISGIVTEGGILRAPFKENISKLFKK
- the thiL gene encoding thiamine-phosphate kinase, whose product is MRSLRKLGEFGLIDAIKKSVPVKKEVVKGIGDDAAILPLDKKRNFLLTTDMLVEGVHFGLKDSRNLVGRKALAVSISDIAAMGGVPKFAVVSLGVSKKMRAQEVKDIYKGLSEIAKIFDVSIVGGDTVQSDKLIINIALTGEARKKDIILRSGAKPGDVIFVTGVLGRSLKTKKHLNFIPRFQYSQYLVKKFKPSAMIDVSDGLSSDLKHILSESNVGAVIDEERIPCAKGATSAQALCDGEDFELVFTLTKKKAEVFKRQKKVTFYEIGVIVHERNGFMLRSRDGKLCRIAKEGYRHF